The proteins below come from a single Oenanthe melanoleuca isolate GR-GAL-2019-014 chromosome Z, OMel1.0, whole genome shotgun sequence genomic window:
- the CZH9orf85 gene encoding uncharacterized protein C9orf85 homolog isoform X2, which translates to MWKINAKLHDGVCQHCKGVLEWRVKFRKYKLLTKPKKCVKCLQKTVKDPYHIICRPCAGKLEICAKCGKQEEIVIPIDKGQDRTESETSKNDQESSKLKDELDFDTNVSGADSDGDSDVLEERFKSMNFETTEI; encoded by the exons aaaataaatgctaaGCTTCATGATGGAGTGTGTCAGCATTGCAAAGGGGTCTTGGAGTGGCGAGTAAAATTCAGAAAGTATAAACTACTGACAAAACCTAAAAAATG TGTGAAGTGCCTCCAGAAGACTGTAAAAGATCCTTATCATATTATTTGTCGACCATGTGCTGGTAAACTAGAAATCTGTGCTAAGTGTGGGAAACAAGAAGAAATAGTAATTCC GATTGATAAAGGACAAGACAGAACTGAGAGTGAGACTTCTAAAAATGACCAAGAGAGCAGTAAATTGAAGGATGAGCTGGATTTTGATACAAATGTCAGTGGTGCAGACAGTGATGGAGATTCTGATGTGCTTGAAGAACGATTTAAAAGTATGAATTTTGAAACAACAGAGATCTAA